In Salvelinus alpinus chromosome 20, SLU_Salpinus.1, whole genome shotgun sequence, a genomic segment contains:
- the LOC139546993 gene encoding twist-related protein 2-like, translated as MEEGLSSPVSPMDSLLTSEDELDRQQKRFGRKRRHSKKSSEDSCPGNVKRGKKTSPSSSTQSYEELQNQRCLANVRERQRTQSLNEAFSSLRKIIPTLPSDKLSKIQTLKLASRYIDFLYQVLQSDEMDNKMSSCSYVAHERLSYAFSVWRMEGAWSMSASH; from the coding sequence ATGGAAGAGGGCTTAAGTTCTCCCGTCTCCCCAATGGATAGCCTACTGACCAGTGAGGATGAGTTGGACAGGCAACAGAAACGATTTGGAAGGAAAAGGAGACACAGTAAAAAGTCGAGCGAGGACAGCTGTCCGGGTAACGTGAAACGGGGCAAAAAAACGAGTCCGAGCAGCAGCACTCAGTCCTACGAGGAGTTGCAGAACCAGCGGTGCCTGGCCAACGTCAGGGAGAGGCAAAGGACACAGTCGCTCAACGAAGCCTTCTCGTCTTTACGCAAAATCATCCCCACGCTACCCTCGGATAAACTGAGCAAGATCCAGACACTAAAACTGGCCTCCAGATACATAGACTTCCTCTATCAGGTGCTACAAAGCGACGAGATGGACAACAAGATGTCGAGCTGCAGCTATGTTGCGCACGAGAGACTCAGTTACGCTTTCTCGGTGTGGCGGATGGAGGGCGCGTGGTCAATGTCTGCATCTCATTAG